The segment GCTGCTTCGTGTCACCTCGTGCGGGCCCGCCGACGTTGACCTGGTAGTCGGCGCCGGGCGTCAGCCTCAGCGTCCCCCGCGCCATGCCTCCCCAGTCGCGGGACTCGCGGAAGGTGCCGGACGACCTTGCGCCGTACGTCGTGAACGTGACGTTCGGCTGGTAGTACGGCGCCCTGAAGGTGTCGGTCCCGACCGTGGCGTAGCGACAGCCGGTGCCGTTCATGTCGGTGCCCGTGGCGCCGCAGAGGTTGGCGGTCGGGACGGCCGCCACCGGGGCCACGGCGGCTGCGACAGGTCGTGGCGCTGGGGCGGCCTGGGCGGGCGCCATCCACGTCATGGTCGAGGCGACGACGGCGACCGCGAGCGCGGCCGTCCTGGAGACTGCCCGGCGCTGCTTCATGCATGGTTCCGATCGCTGGTGCCGGCCCTCGGCCCACGATCGTGCGTGCGGAGGTCGACGTGTCGTGCAGGGGACGTGACGAATCACGGTCCCCGATGGAGCGCGTCGACGTGGTCAGGCTAGTCGAGCCCGGCGGTCGCCGGGGGTGAAACTGGGACGAATGTCTTCACGTCTCATCGTCGTCGGTCGCGGGACGCGTTGGTCCGTCGGGTGGCCGGCGCCGTGCGCGGGTCGTCGGGCCACGCGTGCTTCGGGTAGCGACCGCGCAGGTCGGCCCTGACCCCCGGGTAGCCGTTGTCCCAGAAGGAGTCCAGGTCGGCCGTGACGGCGGCCGGCCGTCGGGCGGGGGAGAGCAGGTGCAGCAGGAGCGGGACCCTGCCGTCCGCGAGGGTGGGCGCCGCGGTCCAGCCGAAGACCTCCTGCAGCCTGACCGCGAGCACGGGCTGCTCCTGGGAGTAGTCGATCCGCACGTTCGAGCCGCTGGGAACCTCGACCCGCTCGGGGGCAAGCTCGTCGAGCCTGCCCGCCTGGGGCCACGGCAGCAGAGCGCGGAGGGCCGCGCCGACGTCGATGCGTCGGAGGTCCTGCGCCGAGCGGACCCGCGCGAGCTGCGGACCGAGCCACGCGTCGAGGTTCGTTGTCAGGGCTTCGTCGCTCACGTCGGGCCAGGGGTCGCCGAGGGCACGGTGCAGGAAGTCGAGGCGGGCGCGAAGAGCCGTGGCCGCCTCCGACCAGGTGAGGAGGTCGATCCCCTCGCGCTCCAGCGCCTCGCCGATGGCCGCGGTCACCGCTTCGGTCGGCGGGTTCTTGATGGGGACGGACGCAAGCTCGATCGCGCCGAGCATCGTGCGTCGGCGGGCCAGCACTCGCCCGTCGGACCAGGTGACGTCGTCCACCTCGGTCCACAGCGATCCGGCCGCCTCGAGCGCCAGGTCCTCGGTGAGCGGTGCCGCTGCCCGGATCCGCGCCTCGCGCTCCCCGGACCGTCGGTCCGCGTCGCCGACGGCGAGCCACTCGAGCCCGGCGAGTGGGCTTGAGTCGCGACGGTCGAAGGCGGCGCCCGTGCCACCCGTCATCAGGTAGCTCGAGCCGGCGGAGCGCTTGCGCGCGATGCGGTCGGGATGTGCCAGGGCGACGACCAGGCCGACCGCCACGTCGTCGGTCAGCGATCGGGCGCCGTCCGGGCTGCGCTCGTGGTCGCCGTGCTCCTTCGCGATGGCCTCGAGGCGCTTCACCTGGGTGCGCCACGAGCCGGAGCGGTCTCCGTTGCGCAGCGAGCGGAGGGCTGCGACGAGGTCGCCGCCGGGAGCGCGGACGTCCTCGCTGAGCATCGCGACCACCTCGGCCGCGCGCCTCGCCCCGACGAGACCAGCCCCGTCGATGAAGGCCCGTGCCAGCCGCGGGTCCACCGGCACGCCGGCCATCACCCGTCCGCGTGGGGTGGCCCGTCCGTCGTCGTCGACCGCCCCCAAGTCCAGGAGCACCTGACGGGCTGTCTCCAGGGCGTGGGCCGGTGGCTGGTCGAGGAGCGCCAGGTCGCGCACGTCGTCGCTGCCCCAGCACGCCAGCTCCAGGGTGAAGGCCGTCAGGTCGGCGGTGGCGATCTCGGGTTCGGGGTGGTCGACCAGGTGCGCGTGCTCCTCCTTCGACCAGCAGCGCAGGACGGCGCCCGGTCCGAGTCGTCCGGCTCGCCCCGCTCGCTGCTCGGCGGCCGCCTTGCTCACCGCGACGGTGACCAGCGACGACAGCCCGCGTCGGTGGTCGGTGCGCGGCTCGCGCGAGAACCCGGCGTCCACCACCACACGCACGCCGGGCACGGTCAGCGACGACTCGGCGACCGCGGTCGAGACGATCACGCGGCGGCGCGGCCCCTCGCTGAGCGCGCGGTCCTGCTCAGCACCGGAGAGGCGTCCATGGAGCGGGTGCACGTCGGCGGGCACGTCGCGGAGACGTCGGATGGTCGCGTCGACCTCGCCCACGCCCGGCACGAAGACCAGCACGTCGCCCTCGTGCTCGGCGAGCGCACGGCGGACGGTCGCGGCGACGTGGTCGTGGAAGGCGGGGGTGATGCCGCGGTCGTCGGTGCGGCGCGCGCCAGGAGGCAGCGGGCACCAGACCGACTCGACCGGGTGCAGAGCGCCGGGGACGTCGATGACTGGGGCGGGTGCGTCGTCGTCACCGATCAGCGCTGCGGTCCGTCCGGCCTCGATCGTGGCGGACATGGCAACGAGCGTCAGGTCGTCGCGCAGGTTGGCGCGGATGTCGATGAGCAGCGCCAGGGTGAGGTCGGCGTCGAGGTGGCGCTCGTGCACCTCGTCCAGCACCACGGCGCCCACGCCGGCGAGCTCGGGGTCGTGCTGGATCCGCCGGAGCAGCAGACCGGTGGTAACCACCTCGACGCGCGTCCGTCGGCTGGTCTTCCGGTCTCCGCGCACGGAGTACCCGACCGTTTCCCCGACGGGCTCGCCCAGCAGGTGTGCCAACCGACGGGCAGCGGCGCGGGCGGCGATCCGGCTGGGCTGCGTGACGACGACCCGCCCCTCGACGGCCACAGCGACGGCCGGCTGGACCAACGTCGTCTTGCCCGTCCCCGGCGGCGCTTGGACCACCGCGACCCCACGGCTGCGGAGCGCCTCACCGAGCGCAGGCAGCCCCGCGACGACCGGCAGGTCGGGCGGCGAGTCGAGCAGACTGCGCAGCGGGTCGGACACCCCCGCAGTCTGCCGCCACAGGTCAGGAACGGGAAACTCAGGAAGGCCGGGCGATGAGGTCCGCCGCCGCGATGACCCCGCACCTGGAGACGTCTGCCCTACAGTCCGCAGCATGGGTCGGATCAAGGGACATTACGAGTGGGACGACGACGACCTCACGCCCGGGCTCAAGAAGGAGGGCGGACTTCACCAGAACCTCTTCGACAAGGACGGCAGCCTGAGGGGGAGCGCGCGCTTCGTTCCCGACGACGGGGATGACACCGATTCCTTCGTGGTCAGTGAATCGGTCTACGTCCCGACGGAGCAGCGCAGGAAGTCTCGCGAGCAGGAAGAGCTCGAGGAAGCGCTCGCGGCTGTCATCGGTCACCTGATCGACCAGGGCGTCTCCAAGGTCCGGCGCGAGATCTCGCAGTGGTACCAGGAGACCGGCCGTCCGGCGTTCGATGCCCGTCGGGCGAAGATCGCCGAGCGTCGGACGCGCCGCAAGTCGTCGAGGGACGGCGCGGAGCTCGGTGCAGCCGGGGAGGAGCCGTCGCAGGAGCTTGCCGCTCCTCGTCCGGACATGTCACGTGCTGAGGCTCAGGCGCGGTACCTGGCTGCTCTCGCGTCCCGCGCGTACAGCGATGAGCAGATGAGACTCGTGGTGAACGCCAACATCCTCGACGTCGAGGGCGAGGGGCTGCTCGGCGTCGAACGTTCACTGGCACAGATCCCGCCTGCTCAGATGAAGATCCTGCTGGAGAAGATGGTCGCCGACCCCAGCATGTTGACCGAGCACACGCTCGCGGAGCTGGCCAGCATCCTTGCGAAGCGGGACCGACGCAGCCTGGAGTGAAGCGGTGTCGATGCCTGTGTGCTGATTCACGGGTGAGGCAGATGGGGGACGGCCCAGCGGGTCCGACACAATCCCCCCATGCCCCTGAACTGGAACCTGCACCACGACGGCAAGACGATCCGGGACGGGGAGATCGTCCGACCGGGGGAGCGGCTGACGTGGCCGCGGACCATCGGGCTGGGCGCGCAGCACGTGGTGGCGATGTTCGGGGCGACGTTCCTCGTACCGACCATCACCGGGTTTCCCGTCACCGCCACGCTCTTCTTCTCCGGCGTGGGCACGATCCTGTTCCTCGTCCTCACGCAGAACCGGCTGCCCAGCTACCTCGGGTCATCGTTCGCGTTCCTCGCGCCCATCGGCGCGGTGGCGGCGTCGGGGGCGTCGATCGAGGTGGCGATGTTCGGCATCGTCGTCACGGGCGTGATCCTCGCGGCGGTCGGCGCGATCGTCATGAAGACCGGCATCGGGTGGATCAACGCCCTCATGCCGCCGGTGGTGGCGGGCTCGATCGTCGCGCTCATCGGCTTCAACCTCGCGCCCACGGCGGTCAACAACGCGAAGGCCGGGCCGTGGATGGCGGTCATCACGCTCGTCGTCCTCGTGCTCACCATCGTCGTGTTCAAGGGCCTCATCGGTCGGCTGTCGATCATCGTCGGCGTCGTCGCCGGCTACATCTACGCCGCCGTCACCGGTGCGCTCGACTTCGACCCCGTCGGCAAGGCCGACCTGCTCGGCCTGCCCGCGTTCAGCACCCCCGAGATCAGCTGGGTGTTCATCCCCGCCTTCCTGCCCGTCGTTCTCGTGCTCATCGCCGAGAACGTCGGCCACTTGCGCAGCGTCGCGCAGCTGACCGACGACGAGTCCATCAACGAGCGCACCGGCCGGGCGCTGTTCGCCGACGGTCTCGCGACGACGATCGCCGGCGCAGGCGGAGGCTCCGGCACCACCACCTACGGCGAGAACATCGGCGTCATGGCTGCCACCCGCGTCTACTCCACCGCCGCCTACTGGGTGGCCGGCGCCATCGCCATCCTGCTGTCGTTCTCGCCGAAGATCGGCGCCCTCATCAACACCATCCCCACCGGCGTGCTCGGCGGCGTCACCGTCGCCCTCTACGGCCTCATCGGCATCGTCGGCATCAAGATCTGGATCGACAACAACGTCGACTTCGCTCTCCCGGTCAACCAGCTCACCGCCGGCATCGCCCTGGTGATCGGCATCGGCAACCCCGAGCTGAAGGTCGGCGACATGGTGTTCAACGGCATCGCGCTCGGCACCATCGCCGCGCTCGTGGTCTTCCACGTCATGACCTTCATCGAGAAGCAGCGCCAGACGGCCTGAGCCGGCGTCGAAAGGACCCCGCGGCTCATCCCTTCGGCCGATGCTGCGGGGGAGCGGGCCTGCCTAGCGTGAGGGCATGAACGCGACCTTCCAGCTGGCCCTCGGCGTCGTGCTCGTCGTCGCCGGCGCGGTGCTGGCGCTGGCCTTCCCCGACACCGAGCTCTTCTGGTTCCAGGGCCGACCGTTCGGCGTGGTGCTGGCCATCGTCGGTGCGATCGACCTCGCCGAGGCGTTCAGCCGACGTCGCCGCACCTGACGACCGACCCGATCCAGGGGCAGACTGGAGGGGTGAGCGACACCGACCCCAGCGACCTGTCCCTCGGGCGTCTTGCCGGCGCCTTCGGCCCCGACTTCACGTGGGGCACCGCCACCGCGTCGTACCAGGTGGAGGGCGCCGTCGACGTCGGCGGACGCACCCCGTCCACGTGGGACGTGTTCACCGCTCAGCCCGGTCGCGTCGAGAACGGCGACACCGGCGAGGTGGCCTGCGACCACTACCACCGCTACCTCGAGGACGTCGGCTTGCTGCGCTCCCTCGGTGTCGACGCCTACCGCTTCTCGCTCTCGTGGTCGCGCATCCAGCCAGACCCCAGCGGCGCCGTGAACCCCGAGGGCCTCGACTTCTACGACCGGCTCCTCGACGCGCTGCTCACCGCGGGCGTCGAGCCGTCGGCGACCCTCTTCCACTGGGACACCCCGCAGTGGCTCGAGGACCTCGGCGGCTGGGAGAACCGCGACGTCGCGGAGCGCTTCGCCGACTACACGTCCGTCGTCGCGGCCCGCCTCGGCGACCGCGTGACCCGCTGGATGACGATCAACGAGCCCGTCGTGGTCACCCTGCT is part of the Aeromicrobium sp. Leaf245 genome and harbors:
- the hrpB gene encoding ATP-dependent helicase HrpB is translated as MSDPLRSLLDSPPDLPVVAGLPALGEALRSRGVAVVQAPPGTGKTTLVQPAVAVAVEGRVVVTQPSRIAARAAARRLAHLLGEPVGETVGYSVRGDRKTSRRTRVEVVTTGLLLRRIQHDPELAGVGAVVLDEVHERHLDADLTLALLIDIRANLRDDLTLVAMSATIEAGRTAALIGDDDAPAPVIDVPGALHPVESVWCPLPPGARRTDDRGITPAFHDHVAATVRRALAEHEGDVLVFVPGVGEVDATIRRLRDVPADVHPLHGRLSGAEQDRALSEGPRRRVIVSTAVAESSLTVPGVRVVVDAGFSREPRTDHRRGLSSLVTVAVSKAAAEQRAGRAGRLGPGAVLRCWSKEEHAHLVDHPEPEIATADLTAFTLELACWGSDDVRDLALLDQPPAHALETARQVLLDLGAVDDDGRATPRGRVMAGVPVDPRLARAFIDGAGLVGARRAAEVVAMLSEDVRAPGGDLVAALRSLRNGDRSGSWRTQVKRLEAIAKEHGDHERSPDGARSLTDDVAVGLVVALAHPDRIARKRSAGSSYLMTGGTGAAFDRRDSSPLAGLEWLAVGDADRRSGEREARIRAAAPLTEDLALEAAGSLWTEVDDVTWSDGRVLARRRTMLGAIELASVPIKNPPTEAVTAAIGEALEREGIDLLTWSEAATALRARLDFLHRALGDPWPDVSDEALTTNLDAWLGPQLARVRSAQDLRRIDVGAALRALLPWPQAGRLDELAPERVEVPSGSNVRIDYSQEQPVLAVRLQEVFGWTAAPTLADGRVPLLLHLLSPARRPAAVTADLDSFWDNGYPGVRADLRGRYPKHAWPDDPRTAPATRRTNASRDRRR
- a CDS encoding uracil-xanthine permease family protein: MPLNWNLHHDGKTIRDGEIVRPGERLTWPRTIGLGAQHVVAMFGATFLVPTITGFPVTATLFFSGVGTILFLVLTQNRLPSYLGSSFAFLAPIGAVAASGASIEVAMFGIVVTGVILAAVGAIVMKTGIGWINALMPPVVAGSIVALIGFNLAPTAVNNAKAGPWMAVITLVVLVLTIVVFKGLIGRLSIIVGVVAGYIYAAVTGALDFDPVGKADLLGLPAFSTPEISWVFIPAFLPVVLVLIAENVGHLRSVAQLTDDESINERTGRALFADGLATTIAGAGGGSGTTTYGENIGVMAATRVYSTAAYWVAGAIAILLSFSPKIGALINTIPTGVLGGVTVALYGLIGIVGIKIWIDNNVDFALPVNQLTAGIALVIGIGNPELKVGDMVFNGIALGTIAALVVFHVMTFIEKQRQTA